The Sporosarcina sp. FSL W7-1349 genome includes the window AAAGAAAATGCCGAGCATCCGACGGTTCAAATCGTCGACGTGCTCGGCATTTGTGTAATGAAGAATTATTATTTTACTTCTGCTACGGCCTCTACTGCCACATCACTCATCGGAATGCCAAGCGCATTGGCAACGCCTTCTCCATATGCCGGATCAGCTTGATAGCAATGCTTGATATGGCGGATTTTAATTTCCACAGGTGCATCACCCATATTGCGGGCTGTGTTTTCGAATAACACTTGTTTCTGGCTGTCATCCATCAAATTAAACAGCTTACCAGGTTGTGTGAAATAGTCGTCGTCATCTTCCCGGAAATCCCAATGTGCGGCATCTCCGTAAATTTTCAATGGCGGCTCTTTGAAGCTTGGTTGCTCTTGCCATTCGCCATAGCTATTCGGTTCGTATGAAGTCCGGCTGCCATGGTTGCCATCTACCCGCATTTGACCATCGCGGTGGAAACTGTGGAACGGGCATTTCGGTGCGTTTACCGGAATTTGATGGTGGTTTACACCTAGACGGTATCGTTGTGCGTCTCCATAGGAGAACAACCGTGCTTGCAACATTTTATCCGGTGAGAAGCCGATTCCCGGAACGATGGCAGCAGGAGTGAATGCCGCTTGCTCGACTTCCGCAAAGTAGTTATCCGGATTCTGGTTCAATTCAAACTCTCCCACTTCGATTAGAGGGAAATCGCCTTTATACCAAACTTTCGTCAAGTCGAACGGGTTATATGGCATGTTCAAAGCTTGTTCTTCCGTCATTACTTGAATATACATTTTCCATTTCGGGAAGTCGCCGCTGTCGATGCTGTTCAACAAATCACGTTGATGCGTTTCACGGTCATTGGCGATTAAAGCTCCCGCTTCCGCATCTGTCAGGTTCTCGATGCCTTGTTGAGAACGGAAGTGGAATTTTACCCAATGACGTTCATTATTAGCATTGATCATGCTATAAGTGTGGCTGCCGAAACCGTGCATATGACGGTATGTTTTCGGAATGCCCCGTTCACTCATAATGATTGTAACTTGGTGGAGTGCTTCCGGAAGAGATGTCCAGAAATCCCAATTGTTCTTGGGACTTCTCATATTCGTCCGTGGATCCCGTTTGACTGCGTGGTTCAAGTCAGGGAACTGCATTGGATCCCGGAAGAAGAAAACAGGCGTATTATTGCCGACCATATCCCAGTTTCCTTCTTCTGTGTAAAACTTCAGTGCAAACCCACGGATATCTCGTTCTGCGTCAGCCGCACCACGTTCTCCAGCTACTGTTGAAAAGCGGGCGAACATATCTGTCTTTTTCCCAATTTCGGAGAAAATTTTTGCTTTCGTATATTTCGTAATATCATTTGTTACGGTAAATGTCCCATAAGCTCCTGATCCTTTGGCGTGCATCCGACGCTCTGGAATCACTTCGCGGTCAAAATGGGCCAATTTCTCAATTAACCATACGTCTTGTAATAAAACAGGTCCACGCGGTCCAGCTGTCATCGAGTTTTGGTTATCTACAACTGGAGCACCCGCTGCTGTTGTTAGTCTTTTTTGAGAACGATTCTCATTATTAGTCATAAATAAAATCCCCCTTCAGAATAGTAAAATTCAAGCCCAGTGAATGAGCGGTTCATAACTGGTATAACTAGATTATAATCATTATCAATAAACAATTCAACTAAAATGATATTGTGTTTAATTAAAAGGCGATAAATGTTGCTGCTACCATGTTTAATATGAGATATAGTAGAAGATGTTATATAGTTTTTCTCAATGAGTCGTATAAATAGCGAGAATTGCTTATCAATTTTAAGAACCTACCTTGTATAAGTTTACCACATTTGGTAACCTGATTTGTGTCTACTTTATTTCGGTTAGCTAAATATGGGCTTCCAATCTGTTTGTTAGAGAAGGAAGCAATAGAGAAAGGACTCTGTGTCGATTGCAACTTACGTTATCCTTTATCATCTTGGGCATCACCATTTTCTTTTTCATGAGCAATCTGCTTCGGGCGGATCTGGTTGCGGTACTTGCATTGCTCGCATTTGTCGTCACAGGCATTTTGCAGCCGGCAGAAGCGCTTGCCGGTTTTTCGAATTCAGTCGTCATTATGATTGCAGGGCTTTTCATCGTCGGGGCAGGGATCTTGCGGACGGGGCTTGCCCAGATGGCGGGCAATTTGCTATTGCGCTATTCGGGTGATAGTGAAAAGCGGTTATTTGTCCTTCTCTTGATAATTGTCGCTTCGGTCGGTGCCTTCATGAGTAATACGGGTACCGTAGCGTTGATGCTGCCGATTGTCGTCAGCATCGCAATCAGCATCAATACAAGTCCATCTAAGTTTCTGTTGCCACTTTCCTATATGGCCAGTTTTTCCGGATTGTTGACATTGATTGCGTCTCCTCCCAACTTGATCGTTAGTCAGATACTTGTCGACAACGGCTATGCGAAGCTAGGCTTTTTTGAAATTACTCCAATCGGGATCATCGGAGTCGTCGTAGGGATCCTATACTTGTACATCATACGAAACACATTGCTTCCCCATGACAAAAATCAGGCCCGTTCGAAAAACGGCCATCGGTTATCTGCCAAACAACTAGCTATTGATTATAAATTAAGGGATCAGTTGATCCGCGTCAGCGTTCCGCCTGAATCCGAGATTGTCGGGAAACGGTTGGCTCAGCTAAAGATTCCGGCGGCGTATCAATTATGCATCTTGAAAATCCATCGTCGGTCAACCGAGGGTATGAATTTATTGCCGATCACGTTTCAGGAAATGGCCGGACCAGCAAGTATCCTGCAGGCAAAAGATATTCTCTATATACAAGGGTCACGGGACAAAGTGGAGCAGTTCGCGGAAGACTTCGGTTTGCGGATCAAGGAAGGGGACTCTGATGCGGATGAATTAATCTCCAAGCAACTTGGGATTGCGGAAGTCCTGCTTACTCCACGTTCGAGTCTGATTAATGAGACTGTGCGCAGTATCGGCTTCCGTGAAAAGTATAATTTGAATATTCTTGGCATCAATCGTAGA containing:
- a CDS encoding catalase, giving the protein MTNNENRSQKRLTTAAGAPVVDNQNSMTAGPRGPVLLQDVWLIEKLAHFDREVIPERRMHAKGSGAYGTFTVTNDITKYTKAKIFSEIGKKTDMFARFSTVAGERGAADAERDIRGFALKFYTEEGNWDMVGNNTPVFFFRDPMQFPDLNHAVKRDPRTNMRSPKNNWDFWTSLPEALHQVTIIMSERGIPKTYRHMHGFGSHTYSMINANNERHWVKFHFRSQQGIENLTDAEAGALIANDRETHQRDLLNSIDSGDFPKWKMYIQVMTEEQALNMPYNPFDLTKVWYKGDFPLIEVGEFELNQNPDNYFAEVEQAAFTPAAIVPGIGFSPDKMLQARLFSYGDAQRYRLGVNHHQIPVNAPKCPFHSFHRDGQMRVDGNHGSRTSYEPNSYGEWQEQPSFKEPPLKIYGDAAHWDFREDDDDYFTQPGKLFNLMDDSQKQVLFENTARNMGDAPVEIKIRHIKHCYQADPAYGEGVANALGIPMSDVAVEAVAEVK
- a CDS encoding SLC13 family permease — protein: MSNLLRADLVAVLALLAFVVTGILQPAEALAGFSNSVVIMIAGLFIVGAGILRTGLAQMAGNLLLRYSGDSEKRLFVLLLIIVASVGAFMSNTGTVALMLPIVVSIAISINTSPSKFLLPLSYMASFSGLLTLIASPPNLIVSQILVDNGYAKLGFFEITPIGIIGVVVGILYLYIIRNTLLPHDKNQARSKNGHRLSAKQLAIDYKLRDQLIRVSVPPESEIVGKRLAQLKIPAAYQLCILKIHRRSTEGMNLLPITFQEMAGPASILQAKDILYIQGSRDKVEQFAEDFGLRIKEGDSDADELISKQLGIAEVLLTPRSSLINETVRSIGFREKYNLNILGINRRGEYVLQEMSKQKLKFGDALLVQGSWESIELLARETDDVVVVGQPKEHAGMAAASGKAAVAGIILLAMVIMMVLEVFPAVITVLLGAAAMILTGCLRNMEDAYGQINWESIVLIAAMLPMATALEKTGGMVILSEGIVHMLSGWGPIGVLSGIYFITMVFGQFISNTATAVLFAPIAMNAALSIGVSPYTFLIAVAVASSMAFATPVASPTNALVMTAGGYKFMDFVKVGIPLQLIMFVVMMIAIPLLFPFG